Genomic DNA from Burkholderia plantarii:
GTCGAGCACGCCGAACAGCGCCAGCACCACCGGGAGGAACACGTTGCGCCGGTTGCCCGCCGCCACCAGCACGCGCAGCAGCACGAGCGCCGTGATCGGCAGGAACAGCGAATCGACCACCGCCGCCACCGCCCACGGCCCGGACCAGATCAGCACGCGGCCCGCCGCCCACCACAGCCACAGCGCCGCCAGCGCGCCGCCGCGCAGCGTGTCTCGCGAAGTCCAGGCGCGCACGGCCGTGAGCAGGAAGCCCACCACGATGGCCGCCGCGAAACCGAAGATCATCTCGTGGACGTGCCACAGCAGGCCCGACATCGACGCCACGCGCCCCGCCGCCGGCACGCCGTGCAGGGCGGCCAGCCACATCAGCATCGCCAGCGCACCGAACGCGGCGCCGGCGGGATAGAACGGCCGCATGCCGAGCCGCAGCAGCGGCGGCACCGGGGAATGCGGCGCGGCCCGCATCGGTTCGCTGATCTTCATGCCGGCCTCCTGGATCGATGAATGCGCCGGCCAGCATAGCGCCGCTCGATTTGCGCGGGCGCCGCCCGGCGGCTGCCGGGCGCGGCACATCTCGCCATTCCATGATCGACGACAACACCGGGCGCGATTCGCCGCGACAATCGGCGCGCGTCCGTCGCTTCCGCTTCGTTCTTCGCCCCCACCTGTAACCGCCGCTGCGCGCGAAACGAATCCATGCCGGTGGCGCGATTCGCGGCGCGCGGCATCGCGGATGGCGCGCCGCCACCGTCCTGAAAGGAGAACGCCATGGACCGTCTGTTTTCTTTTGCCGGCGGCAGCGCCGGCACCTGGCATGTCACGTCGGCCCGCACGCTGGCCGGCGAAAGCCTGCCGCCCGTGGCGGCGCTCGCCGTCTCGCCGGCCGGCACCGGCGCGACGGCCGGCGCCGCGCCGGGCTGGCTGCTGCGCGGCATCACGAGTCACGAGCGGTACACGTCGGGCGACGAGAAGGCGCGCCTGACGGCTTCGCAGCAGGGGCTCGGCCGCGCCGCGTCCACCTGCGCGGCGCTGATTCCGCTGCGCAAGAACGCGGCGTGGTGGGCGCTGCCGCAGGACGCGCGCCGCGAGATCCTGGAGGATCGCTCCGACCACATCCGGATCGGGCTGCGCTACCTGCCCGCGATCGCGCGCCGGCTCTATCACTGCCGCGACCTGTCGGAATCGGAGCCGTTCGATTTCCTCACCTGGTTCGAATACGCCCCGGCCGACCGCGACCGCTTCGACGAACTGGTGGCGGCCCTGCGCGCGTCCGAGGAGTGGCGCTACGTCGACCGCGACATCGAGATCCGCCTCGAGCGGCGGTGAGCGAGGCCGGCGAAACCCGTCGCGTCGCCGGCGCCCGGCAACGGGCGCTAGGTTCGCGCGCCGCGCGCGGCGACGTCGAGCGAGACCTTCGTGACGGCGTCCGCCAGGAAATCGCCCACCGCCCGCACTCTCGCGGACGTGCTGATGTCGGGATGCACGACGAGCCAGACGTCGTTCGAAAAAAGCTGCGACGGCGGCAGGACCTGCACCAGATCCTCGTCGACGGCCAGAAAGTCCGGGATCACGGCTAGACCGAGCCCCGCCCGGACGGCCGCGAGCTGCGTGGGCAGGCTCGACGTGACGAGTGCGAGGTCCGCGTCCGGAGCGCGTCGGGCCAGCCAGCGCGCGGCGGGAAGGTGGTCGTGGGCCGAATCCCAGGCGATGAACGATCGCCCTTGCAGCGGATCCCGTCCGGCCGGCGGGTTGGCTTCCAGATAGTCGCGTCGTCCGTAGACGGAATAGGTCATGCGCCCCAGCCGCCTGATCTTCAGGTTGCCGCGCTCGGGACGGACGACGCGCAGCGCGATGTCCGCCTCCTGGCTGTCGAGCTCGGCCGTCATCGTGCTGGTCGTGATCTGGAGGCGAATCAACGGATATCGCTCGCGAAACGCCGGAAGCGCCGGGATCACGAGGTCGGTCGCGAGGTTCTCGGATGTCGCGAGGCGCACCGTGCCCGAGACGGTATCGACCAGCCCGTAGGCGCTGCGCTCGACCGCGAAGATCCCCGCCTCGACCTTCTCCGCGCCCGCCAGCACGCGCTCGCCTTCGGGCGTCAGCACATATCCGCTCTGGCTGCGGGAGAACAGCGTCGCGCCGAGATTCGCCTCGAGCTCGAGAATCCGGCGGCCGACCGTCGACACGCTCACGCCCAGATCGCCGGATGCCTTGCTCAGGCTTCCCGTCCTGGCCACGCAAAGAAAATAGCGCAGGTCGTTCCAGTCCATCCAGGGCCTCCTCACTGACGATCACGCCGACGATGATACAGAGGGACGGCGCCGGGAACGCGCCGACGGTACCCGGCACCGTCCGGACCGCGTGATCGCGCGGGCATGCCGGCGGCGCTCGGTCCCGCGACCGGGGAAAGGGGGCGAGGCGACGCCGGACCGCCCGGCCCGGCGTCATGCCCGCGCCACCGTGCAGCCGGCGTCCCGGTTGCCCGGTGGCGCCGGCTACCGCGGCCCGCCGTGGGGCGAGCCGGCCGGCGCGGCCGCGTCGGCGCCCACCGCCGTGGCCCGTTCCCGGATGCGCCATCGGACCACCGGGCAGGCGACATGCGGATCCTGTCGCACGGACTTCTCCACCGTGTCGATCGAGTCCGCCTTGCGCAGCAGCAGGCCGGCGTCGG
This window encodes:
- a CDS encoding chlorite dismutase family protein, with amino-acid sequence MDRLFSFAGGSAGTWHVTSARTLAGESLPPVAALAVSPAGTGATAGAAPGWLLRGITSHERYTSGDEKARLTASQQGLGRAASTCAALIPLRKNAAWWALPQDARREILEDRSDHIRIGLRYLPAIARRLYHCRDLSESEPFDFLTWFEYAPADRDRFDELVAALRASEEWRYVDRDIEIRLERR
- a CDS encoding LysR family transcriptional regulator; this translates as MDWNDLRYFLCVARTGSLSKASGDLGVSVSTVGRRILELEANLGATLFSRSQSGYVLTPEGERVLAGAEKVEAGIFAVERSAYGLVDTVSGTVRLATSENLATDLVIPALPAFRERYPLIRLQITTSTMTAELDSQEADIALRVVRPERGNLKIRRLGRMTYSVYGRRDYLEANPPAGRDPLQGRSFIAWDSAHDHLPAARWLARRAPDADLALVTSSLPTQLAAVRAGLGLAVIPDFLAVDEDLVQVLPPSQLFSNDVWLVVHPDISTSARVRAVGDFLADAVTKVSLDVAARGART